Proteins from a single region of Diorhabda sublineata isolate icDioSubl1.1 chromosome 2, icDioSubl1.1, whole genome shotgun sequence:
- the LOC130452989 gene encoding ubiquitin-conjugating enzyme E2 J2-like — protein MSKKPNSATARLKQDYLRLKRDPVPYITAEPLPTNILEWHYVVCGPEKSPYEGGYYHGKLVFPREFPFKPPSIYMITPNGRFKTNKKLCLSISDFHPDTWNPAWSVSTILTGLLSFMLEKSPTLGSIETTDYDKRQFAYQSLEFNLRNKTFSDLFPETVASMQADLAVRNATQAVNVENQNNSQITDQPSSFQSCITNLCVIIGFAAFAFTVKYVMKTTASEAE, from the exons ATGTCGAAGAAGCCAAATAGTGCAACTGCCAGATTGAAACAAGATTACTTGAGGTTAAAAAGAGATCCTGTACCTTATATAACTGCTGAGCCCCTTCCAACAAACATATTAGAATG gCATTACGTTGTTTGTGGACCAGAGAAGTCTCCATATGAGGGAGGTTATTATCATGGAAAGCTAGTATTTCCAAGAGAATTTCCCTTTAAACCTCCGTCAATATATATGATAACACCTAATGGAAGattcaaaactaataaaaaactttGTCTAAGCATTTCTGATTTCCATCCAGATACTTGGAATCCGGCGTGGAGTGTCTCCACAATTTTAACTGGATTGTTAAGCTTTATG CTTGAAAAAAGTCCAACGCTAGGCAGTATTGAAACAACTGATTACGACAAGAGACAATTTGCATACCAATCGTTGGAGTTCAATTTAagaaacaaaactttttctgatttatttccAGAGACAGTAGCATCTATGCAA GCGGACCTGGCTGTGAGAAATGCAACACAAGCTGTTAAcgtagaaaatcaaaataattccCAAATCACTGATCAACCCAGTAGTTTCCAATCATGTATAACAAATTTATGTGTCATTATTGGATTTGCAGCTTTCGCCTTTACTGTTAAATATGTTATGAAAACAACAGCATCAGAAGCAGAATGA